Proteins co-encoded in one Arachis hypogaea cultivar Tifrunner chromosome 13, arahy.Tifrunner.gnm2.J5K5, whole genome shotgun sequence genomic window:
- the LOC112736475 gene encoding BEL1-like homeodomain protein 8: MSSLRPELHVAQQIRRDKLRFQNLQQDFPTNLEEQISLHQQDSRIYNMLDDVEQPPPQQQSLYSSHYYASSSPQQCMINNNCYYYSGNFATLSPSVANNHNHIVTVAHYSSSQNSSSSNNNAALQDILNLKPASNNSEMASSLMHHPYVIDNYTPTAAAGGGWNNHNNNHNQGLSLSLSSSSPLSHHHSQNVHVKSSTTTTNPMMMKPSSYYYRNSVGPLGPFTGYATILKSSRFLKPCQKLLDEYCRRHSAPSTSEWPSTTTCADDDDDDRSDHGLLVSEKGGRSSNNNNNNNVAAAGSSSSSSMFHAPSSSPSRPECQKNKAKLLFMQEEVTRRYKQYHQQMQMVVSSFETVAGLNSATPYVSLALKLVSKNFKSLKNSISSQLKLICEALGEDYPTMPPAPASTSNRFESNMARLQRNKPGGGGGNMDFEPQQHVWRPQRGLPERAVAILKAWLFEHFLHPYPTDTDKHMLATQTGLSRNQVSNWFINARVRVWKPMVEEIHMLETKGANQISSNRIMGEGTSASDESSNHAKVLVDQPLRCLEMGSSSSSLANATEENDDIHHHEEVQWSQEKRSKLECMDGTFMGLMPFRSAGVGAEVGGLGPVSLTLELRHGVEGSQQQQQEIQHHEEQLRHHFGGHMIHDFVG; encoded by the exons ATGAGTAGTTTAAGGCCTGAATTGCATGTTGCACAGCAAATTCGGCGTGACAAGCTCAGATTCCAGAATCTACAACAAGATTTCCCAACAAACCTTGAAGAACAAATTTCACTTCACCAACAAGATTCCAGAATCTACAACATGCTTGATGATGTtgaacaaccaccaccacaacaaCAATCTCTCTATTCATCACATTATTATGCTTCTTCATCCCCACAACAATGTATGATTAATAACAACTGTTACTATTACTCGGGTAATTTTGCAACACTAAGTCCTAGTGTGGCTAATAACCATAACCATATAGTGACGGTTGCACATTATTCTTCTTCACagaatagtagtagtagtaataataatgcAGCTTTACAAGATATTCTGAATCTTAAGCCAGCTTCTAATAACTCAGAAATGGCTTCATCACTCATGCATCATCCTTATGTTATTGACAATTATACCCCTACTGCTGCTGCTGGTGGTGGTtggaataatcataataataatcataatcagGGGTTGTCCTTATCActctcatcatcatcaccattatCACATCATCATAGTCAAAATGTTCATGTGAAAtcttctactactactactaatccAATGATGATGAAGCCATCAAGTTACTATTACAGAAACAGTGTTGGTCCACTAGGTCCATTCACGGGATATGCAACAATCTTGAAGAGTTCAAGGTTCTTGAAGCCATGTCAAAAGTTGTTAGATGAATATTGCCGCCGCCATTCTGCTCCATCAACATCAGAATGGCCTTCTACTACTACTtgtgctgatgatgatgatgatgatcgaaGTGATCATGGGTTACTTGTTTCTGAAAAGGGAGGAcgtagtagtaataataataataataataatgttgcaGCAGCaggttcttcttcatcttcttccatgtTCCAtgccccttcttcttctccttctcggCCAGAGTGCCAAAAGAATAAGGCCAAACTACTGTTCATGCAAGAAGAG GTTACAAGGAGATACAAGCAATACCATCAACAAATGCAAATGGTGGTTTCATCCTTTGAGACAGTGGCAGGCCTCAATTCTGCAACCCCATACGTTTCCTTGGCGCTCAAGTTAGTATCAAAGAACTTCAAGTCCCTAAAGAACTCCATCTCCAGTCAGCTCAAGCTTATATGTGAAGCCTTGGGAGAGGATTATCCGACAATGCCGCCGGCCCCGGCGAGTACTAGTAACCGATTCGAGTCGAACATGGCGAGGTTACAGAGGAACAAACCCGGTGGTGGTGGGGGTAATATGGACTTTGAACCTCAACAACATGTTTGGAGGCCGCAGCGCGGCTTACCGGAGCGCGCCGTGGCCATCCTTAAAGCATGGTTGTTTGAGCATTTTCTTCATCC GTACCCCACGGACACAGATAAACATATGCTAGCTACTCAAACTGGTCTATCAAGAAATCAG GTATCAAATTGGTTCATAAATGCTAGAGTCCGGGTATGGAAGCCAATGGTTGAGGAAATTCACATGCTCGAAACAAAAGGCGCCAATCAGATTTCTAGTAATAGAATAATGGGGGAGGGAACTTCAGCCTCCGATGAAAGTAGCAACCATGCCAAAGTATTAGTTGACCAACCTCTTCGGTGTTTGGAAAtgggatcatcatcatcatccttggCCAATGCCACGGAGGAAAATGATGACATACATCATCATGAAGAGGTGCAATGGAGTCAAGAGAAGAGGTCTAAATTGGAATGCATGGATGGGACATTCATGGGTTTGATGCCGTTCCGCAGCGCCGGCGTCGGCGCCGAGGTTGGGGGACTTGGACCTGTGTCATTAACTTTGGAATTAAGGCATGGAGTTGAAGgatcacaacaacaacaacaagagatTCAACATCATGAGGAGCAGCTTAGACACCACTTTGGAGGGCACATGATTCATGATTTCGTAGGGTAA